Proteins from a single region of Demequina sp. NBRC 110054:
- a CDS encoding OB-fold nucleic acid binding domain-containing protein, with amino-acid sequence MSGAMLLDTVTPARDLEPRSLARVSGRIVAVQVEPADAAPKVIVRVDDGTGFVHAVFMGRREMPGIEPGRQLDLEGRVCETAAEPKIYNPRYEIR; translated from the coding sequence GTGAGCGGCGCGATGCTGCTCGACACGGTCACGCCCGCGCGCGATCTCGAGCCGCGGAGCCTCGCCCGCGTCTCGGGCAGGATCGTCGCCGTCCAGGTCGAGCCAGCGGACGCGGCGCCCAAGGTGATCGTGCGAGTCGACGACGGCACTGGCTTCGTCCACGCCGTCTTCATGGGCCGCCGCGAGATGCCCGGCATCGAGCCGGGCCGCCAGCTCGACCTCGAGGGACGCGTGTGCGAGACCGCCGCCGAGCCCAAGATCTACAACCCGCGCTACGAGATCCGATGA
- the dut gene encoding dUTP diphosphatase, with protein sequence MTDVDVLLSTTSPDVPIPAYSHPGDAGADLTTRIALTLGPGERATVPTGVKIALPDGYVALVHPRSGLASKKGITVVNAPGTVDAGYRGEVAVTLLNTDATTPVTFEVGDRIAQLVIQRVERARFIEVEHLPGSHRGEGGFGSTGVETGQASA encoded by the coding sequence ATGACTGACGTCGACGTGCTGCTGAGCACGACCTCCCCGGACGTCCCGATCCCCGCGTACTCCCACCCGGGAGACGCGGGGGCCGACCTCACCACGCGCATCGCCCTGACCCTTGGGCCGGGCGAGCGCGCTACCGTGCCGACCGGGGTCAAGATCGCGCTGCCCGACGGCTATGTCGCCCTTGTGCACCCTCGCTCGGGACTCGCGTCCAAGAAGGGCATCACGGTGGTGAACGCGCCCGGCACCGTCGACGCGGGCTACCGCGGCGAGGTCGCCGTGACGCTCCTCAACACCGACGCGACCACGCCTGTCACCTTCGAGGTGGGCGACCGCATCGCGCAGCTGGTCATCCAGCGCGTCGAGCGGGCCCGCTTCATCGAGGTCGAGCACCTTCCCGGCTCGCACCGGGGCGAGGGCGGCTTCGGGTCCACCGGCGTCGAGACCGGGCAGGCCTCCGCGTGA
- a CDS encoding DUF4193 domain-containing protein → MATDYDAPRKTDDEISADSIEELKARRADKSSGVVDEDETEAAEGFELPGADLSGEELSVRVLPAQQDEFTCMSCFLVHHRSQLAEFKGDDPICSECAG, encoded by the coding sequence ATGGCTACCGATTACGACGCACCTCGCAAGACCGACGACGAGATCTCCGCTGACTCCATCGAGGAGCTCAAGGCCCGCCGTGCCGACAAGTCGTCGGGCGTCGTCGACGAGGACGAGACCGAGGCCGCAGAGGGCTTCGAGCTCCCCGGCGCCGACCTGTCGGGCGAGGAGCTCTCGGTTCGAGTCCTCCCGGCCCAGCAGGACGAGTTCACCTGCATGAGCTGCTTCCTCGTCCACCACCGCAGCCAGCTCGCCGAGTTCAAGGGCGACGACCCGATCTGCTCGGAGTGCGCGGGCTGA